From one Deinococcus sp. NW-56 genomic stretch:
- a CDS encoding HNH endonuclease signature motif containing protein gives MTYPQVYNRRTKRMEYLHRVVAAQQLGRALEPGEVVHHINGDKQDARPENLAVLRVGEHAWVEWLIRRWRRGQPLLLPDVIPENLKACFPESVFT, from the coding sequence ATGACGTACCCACAGGTGTACAACCGGAGAACGAAGCGGATGGAGTATCTCCACCGCGTGGTTGCGGCTCAGCAGTTGGGCCGGGCTCTGGAACCAGGCGAGGTCGTCCACCACATCAACGGCGATAAGCAGGACGCACGCCCGGAGAACCTGGCGGTGCTCCGTGTTGGAGAGCATGCCTGGGTAGAGTGGTTGATCCGCCGCTGGCGCCGCGGTCAACCCTTGCTCCTGCCTGATGTCATACCAGAAAACCTGAAAGCCTGTTTTCCAGAAAGTGTGTTCACCTGA